In the genome of Arachis stenosperma cultivar V10309 chromosome 6, arast.V10309.gnm1.PFL2, whole genome shotgun sequence, the window ACGCTGGTTGGCGCAACATGCAAGCACGTGGCGACATGGAAGTCGCTCGACCTGGAAATGGCCACAATCGCAGTGTCGTTGCGCAAGGTTAACAGTGTAAATGGTACCATCTTACATTTCGCGAACCTCAAACATCTCGTTGCGCTTGTCGAACCGGTTGACCACAATGTTTCCTGCACGTCGGAAGCTTTCTTTAACTCTCTTCGTTGCAAATTCTGAATACGTGAATCTGTTGCGGAGACGCTCATGAGCCTCGGTACTCTTCCGAGTGAACAACTCATTCAGCCGATAGAAAGTTGACCGGACAAGAGCAGTCAAAGGAAGGTTGTGTGCACCCTTCAGAATAGAATTTATGCACTCTACCAAGTTTGTCGTCATATGTCCCCAACGATGACCACCATCGAATGCCAACACCCATCTCTCAACACCGATCTCATCGCACCATTGAGTATATGTCTCACCCCGCTCTTTAAGCCTCTGGTAGTTTTTGTTGTACTCCTGCTCCGTCCTAGAATAGCCTGTTGAACAAACCATTTAATCATAAGCAGATGCCACAAATTTACCATGAATAAAACCATAACATCGAGTTGAAATACCTGTGTTCACCATGAGTTTATGCAAATATGGAGCCTTGAACCTCCTTAAGAAGTTGGACCCGATGTGCCTGATGCAGTACATGTGCCACGCCCTTGGTGGTAACCATGCACCGTTACTGCGAGCTATTGCAGCGTCGATGGAGGTATGGCGGTCAGAAATAATATCCACACCATCAATGGTAACAACATATCTCCGCAAATTGGTTAGGAAAAACTCCCACGCGTCTGCTGCCTTGCCCTCGACAATCGCAAATGCAATAGGCACAATATTTTGATTCCCATCTTGTGCAACCGCTACCAGAAGTGCACCTTTATATTTTCCGTACAGGTGCGTGCCATCAACCTGCACCAGTGGCTTGCAGTGTCTGAATCCTACAATACACGGATAGAAGCTCCAAAAAATGTGGTGCAGAACTCTTACACCTTGAACCTCCTCACTCTCACGGTAAACGGGGAGCGTTTTAATTTGAACACGAGACCTTGGCATCTTCACTGTCATTGCTTTCAACCATACTGGCAGAGTCTGGTAAGAAACTTCCCAATCACTGAAAACTTTTACGACAGCTTTCTGCTTTGCCAACCAAGCCTTGCGGTAACTCACAGTGTAGTTGAACCTGCCTTGAACTTCTGCAATAACAGACTTCACCTTTATCGAGGGGTCTGCTTCGACCAACAGCGTAATGGCATCTGCAATTGTGTCTGAGTCCAACTTGGCATGATCTTGTGAAATCGTGCCCATGGTGAACGTGTGATTGCCATTGTATCTCATGATCTCCCAACAAGATTTTTTTCGAATCAAGCTAGCTCGGATAAGCCAGTCACACCCTGCACCATACCCTTTGCATTTCGCATAGAATGTCTACGGCTCAGACTCATACACAATGTAATCAACTGCTCTAGAGATGGTGTAGCTTTTGATTGCAGATATCACCGACTCTCTCGAACCAAATTCTATTCCGACACTAAACTCGCCATCTTCCGTCGCAACGTTGCCTTCACCTATGACATGCGCACCGCCATCAGTCAGACCAGGAAAATAATTTACAGAAAACTTGAGTTAATAATCATAACATACCCGTATTCGCATACTCAGAAAACTCCAGGGCATGCATCGCTTCGAGATCTAGAGTCCGCATAAAAGACGGAACACCAAACGGGTGTTGGCTTACAATGGCATTCGCTTCATCTTGCACCGCCGGATTGCCTGCCAAGTCTCCGTCATCGATTTCGTCATCGACTTCATAGTTAGCTTCGAATTCCTCTTCGCTGTCATTATGATCTTCTTCCCAATCTATATCCCCGAGCTCATCAACATTGATCTCGTCGCCGACCATACTCATCCCCGACTGCTGTTCAAACTCAACGTATAACTCTATCATCGGCACGTGAGATCGGGTTTGTTGATAAATATACAACATCTGCTGCATACTGGTATTGTCAGTGATGGGCATCATTTGAAACTGTATTAGCCTACCAAATACTTGCACAGAACTTCTGTATAAAAGATTGCTCACCCTTTTCAAAATGTGGCTTTGAATGTTATTACAAAGACCATTTTGCAACTCAACAAAACTCATGGTACATGGAAATGGCAAATGACAACGGACATTCACAAACAAAAGTCACACCTTCATGTGTGTTTGTTATAACCTCACCATTATAATATACTCGCAAGTTTGCAACACCTTCCATAACTTCAGCCTTATCTAACTCTATTTTTTTGACATAGTTATTTGCCAAAAAAATACCCTACTAAGGACTTTATGCAAGAAAGAGCAAGAGGAGAagtgaagatgaagatgaatgAACCGGACTTCGTATTTATAGGCAAACGTGtggatttaaatattattttgtgtataaaTCGCAACCTACGTTTTGGGGCTTCCAAGAAAAAATTTCTGACACTAACAAAACACAACCTGCGTTTTGTAGGtctcaaaaaatttttctttttctaacttAATAAAACGCAAGTTGCATTTAGCCTTAAAccgaaataaaaaaaaaattgaaaaacccAAAACGTAAACTACGTTTGGTgcatttcaaaataaaaaaaaaatacaaaacgcAACTTGTGTTTTGTCTTTGACTCGTAGCAGTGCAATATTTTGCATTCCTTCCATTTCATGGTTTATCACATTACTTCTTTCCATAAGCAAAAAAACAGCCGCAATTTAAAGACAGAAATTTTTTTTGCGAGAATAGAGGCAAAATTTTTATGAAGTAGGCGCTAATTAGCTGAGCAAGCTTTGAAACAAAGGATAGCCAAGATATATAACACCAAAGTCCGACATAGGAGCTTTCAACTTGAGGATTTAGTTTTAAGACAGGCTGATGCCGGATCCTCAGAAACAAGGGACAAGCTCATTCCGGGTTGAAAAGAATTCTGCCGAATAAAAGAGGTATTAAGAAAAGGAACATACAAGCTAGATGCATTGAATGGTACTGAGATTCTGAAAAGTTGGAACACAACCCATTTAAAAAGGTA includes:
- the LOC130934797 gene encoding uncharacterized protein LOC130934797, which produces MGTISQDHAKLDSDTIADAITLLVEADPSIKVKSVIAEVQGRFNYTVSYRKAWLAKQKAVVKVFSDWEVSYQTLPVWLKAMTVKMPRSRVQIKTLPVYRESEEVQGVRVLHHIFWSFYPCIVGFRHCKPLVQVDGTHLYGKYKGALLVAVAQDGNQNIVPIAFAIVEGKAADAWEFFLTNLRRYVVTIDGVDIISDRHTSIDAAIARSNGAWLPPRAWHMYCIRHIGSNFLRRFKAPYLHKLMVNTGYSRTEQEYNKNYQRLKERGETYTQWCDEIGVERWVLAFDGGHRWGHMTTNLVECINSILKGAHNLPLTALVRSTFYRLNELFTRKSTEAHERLRNRFTYSEFATKRVKESFRRAGNIVVNRFDKRNEMFEVREM